In a genomic window of Helianthus annuus cultivar XRQ/B chromosome 10, HanXRQr2.0-SUNRISE, whole genome shotgun sequence:
- the LOC110881799 gene encoding gelsolin-related protein of 125 kDa-like — MEVLKGWILKHRDEVNEKMEVLNGGSWVLKVDLDVMEYGYEKPKDDKGEDLQFKKFSKDDRAEFAAEQRMIALIQSAIRNDIFALLNHSGTSKSIESHDLELQKQSKMTESSRQQNVGLYYKSSVLSEKGVGSPKTAFIEEDRNDIVRKTAHGKASTAPRKFANVAEIKEEKEPAKNHEEKVENKEKTREEILSEKTHKERDVVYRRMDEMQEEYENAVSNKRWDKKRECYYNREGEPVAEEVEEQQIEEEEKKNEKSDVGDVGEEVSVEQKLNDAEMKQPEAAENTEVPITKVFLKKTECQPKEKRSSLAPEAADPCNG, encoded by the exons ATGGAGGTTTTGAAAGGGTGGATCTTGAAACACAGAGATGAAGTTAATGAAAAAATGGAGGTTTTGAATGGTGGATCTTGGGTTTTGAAAGTAGATTTGGATGTGATGG AATACGGATACGAAAAGCCAAAAGATGATAAAGGTGAAGATCTACAGTTCAAAAAATTCTCCAAAGACGACAGAGCAGAATTTGCCGCCGAACAAAGGATGATCGCATTGATACAGTCAGCAATTAGAAACGATATATTTGCATTATTAAATCATAGCGGGACATCCAAatcg attgaaagtcatgatCTAGAGCTGcagaagcaaagcaagatgacaGAGTCTTCACGTCAACAGAATGTCGGCTTGTATTACAAAAGCAGTGTACTTTCAGAgaaaggcgttggttcaccaaagacagcattcattG aagaagatcgaaatGATATTGTTCGCAAAACAGCTCATGGGAAAGCTTCGACAGCACCAAGAAAATTTGCAAatgttgctgaaattaaagaagaaaaagaacctGCTAAAAACCATGAAGAAAAGGTTGAGAacaaagagaaaactcgagaagagatcttgagtgagaaaACACATAAAGAAAGAGATGTGGTTTACAGAagaatggatgagatgcaggaagaatatgagaATGCTGTCAGCAACAAACGATGGGACAAGAAGAGAGAGTGTTattacaacagagaaggagaacca GTTGCAGAAGAAGTTGAAGAACagcaaattgaagaagaagaaaagaaaaatgaaaaatcagaTGTTGGTGATGTTGGCGAAGAAGTCAGTGTTGAACAAAAGCTGAATGATGCTGAGATGAAGCAGCCAGAGGCAGCTGAAAACACCGAGGTGCCTATCACtaag gtgtttCTGAAGAAAACTGAATGTCAACCAAAGGAGAAACGAAGCAGCCTGGCACCGGAGGCTGCTGATCCCTGCAACggttaa